GCCTGCGGGCGGAGCTGCGCGACCACCTGCGCGCCCAGCCGGTGGAGTGGCTGGTGGAGCGGCTGCTCGACCACCTGGTCGCGTGCCAGGGGCTGCCCCTGCCGCCGCCCGCGCCCGCCACCGCGCCGCACCGGGTGAGCGCGGTCGAGCTGACCGAGGCGGTGCTGGCCGACTTCACCGCCGCCCACCACGGCTACGACCGGGAGCGGCTGGTCCTGGAGGGGTACCTGGTGGACCCGCCGGCCAAGGGCGGCCCGCTGCTGGGGCCGGAGCACCGCACGCCCGCCGGCGAGGACCTGCTGGCCCGCGCCAAGGACGTGCTGCACGCCCTGCTGTACAGCGGGTCGCCCGACCGGGTGCAGCGCGAGCTGCTGAGCCTGACCGTGCCGCGGGCCAAGCTGCCGGTGTTCGAGTTCGTCCGCGAGGCCGCCACCGAGATCAGCGCCGAGGGCACGTGGACCGACCCGACCGGCGCCGCCCACGACGACCGCGCGGGCAACACCGTGGTCCAGGTCGAGTACGGCGAGGTCGCGGGCGAGCTGGTCGGCCACGGCATCGTCACGGCCCTGCGGCTGATCAACGAGCTGGAGGTCAACGAGGTGGTCCTCTACGCCCGGATGGAGGACGTCGAGCAGAGCACCCTGACCTAGTTCCAGCCCAGCCGGCGCAGCGCGGTCACCACCAGCGAGAACCGCTCCGGCTCCAGCACCGAGCCCTCGCGCCGGATGTCGTCCTCGGCCAGCTCGAAGACCCGGTCCAGGCGCGCGTAGGAGCGCCTGCCGTCGCGGTCCCAGCGACCCGAGCCCAGGTCCAGGCAGTCGTCGGCCTCGCGCCCGGCGGGCGGCTTGCTGGTCAGCATCAGCGCCAGCAGGGCGCGGCCGCGCCTGCCCACGACCAGCAGCGGCCGGTCCTTGCCGCGGTCGGGGTCCTCCTCGAAGGGCACCCACGCCCACACCACCTCGCCCGGGTCGGCCAGGCCGTCGAGGTCGGGGGAGTACTCCAGGGTCGCCGCGGCGGTGGCCGAGTGGACCTCGCGCACCGCGCCCCGGTCCGGGCGGGGGTCTTCACCGTTGTCGTGCACGGCGGGCAGCCTAGTGAGGACGCGGCCCGTCGGCCGAACGGGGACGTGACGCACGACACGCGCGGACGGCGGTCCCGGTCGGGACCCCGCAGGTGGGGGAGGTGGTCGCCCCGGGGGTCCGGCGGCCCGGAACACCCCGGCGCGGCACGCCCGGGCCCGGTGACGTGAGAGAATGGGGCGATTCCCCCGTCTTTCACGTGCGAGGACCCTGAGTGACCACGTTCGCCGACCAGACGTTCACGCCTCCGGAGCTGATCCGGAACTTCTGCATCATCGCGCACATCGACCACGGCAAGTCGACGCTGGCCGACCGCATGTTGCAGCTCACCGGCGTCGTCGAGGAGCGGGCGATGCGCGCGCAGTACCTCGACCGCATGGACATCGAGCGCGAGCGCGGCATCACGATCAAGGCGCAGAACGTCCGGCTGCCCTGGCAGCTGGACGGGCAGGACCACGTGCTGCACATGATCGACACGCCGGGCCACGTCGACTTCACCTACGAGGTGTCCCGGGCGCTGGAGGCGTGCGAGGGGACGATCCTGCTGGTCGACGCCGCGCAGGGCATCGAGGCGCAGACGCTGGCCAACCTGTACCTGGCGATGGAGAACGACCTCACCATCATCCCGGTGCTGAACAAGATCGACCTGCCCGCGGCGGACCCGGAGAAGTACGCCAAGGAGCTCGCGCACATCGTCGGCTGCGAGCCCGAGGAGGTGCTGCGCGTCTCGGCCAAGACCGGCGTGGGCGTCGGCGACCTGCTCGACGAGGTCGTGCGCCGCATCCCGGCGCCGGTCGGCGAGGCGGACGCGCCCGCCCGCGCGATGATCTTCGACTCGGTCTACGACACCTACCGCGGCGTGGTCACCTACATCCGCGTGGTCGACGGCAAGATCACCCCGCGCGAGCGGATCCGGATGATGTCCACCGGCGCCACGCACGAGCTGCTGGAGGTCGGCATCATCTCGCCCGAGCCCAAGCCCAGCCGCGGGCTCGGCGTCGGCGAGGTGGGCTACCTGATCACCGGCGTGAAGGACGTGCGCCAGTCCAAGGTCGGCGACACCGTCACGTGGGAGAAGAAGGGCGCGACCGAGCCGCTGGCCGGGTACCGCGAGCCCAAGCCGATGGTCTACTCCGGCCTGTACCCGGTGGACGGCTCGGACTACCCGGTGCTGCGCGAGGCGCTGGAGAAGCTGCAGCTCAACGACGCCGCGCTGACCTTCGAGCCGGAGACGTCCGCGGCCCTGGGCTTCGGCTTCCGCTGCGGCTTCCTGGGACTGCTGCACCTGGAGATCACCCGGGACCGGCTGGAGCGCGAGTTCAACCTGGACCTGATCTCCACCGCGCCGAACGTGGTCTACCGCGTGGTGATGGAGGACGGCTCCGAGCACGTGGTGACCAACCCGTCCGACTGGCCCGAGGGCAAGCGGGCCGAGGTGTACGAGCCGGTCACCAAGTGCACGATCATCGCGCCCAGCGACTACATCGGCGCGATCATGGAGCTGTGCCAGGCCAAGCGCGGCCAGCTGGGCGGGATGGACTACCTGTCCGAGGACCGCGTCGAGCTGCGCTACACGATGCCGCTGGGCGAGATCATCTTCGACTTCTTCGACTCGCTGAAGTCCCGCACCCGCGGGTACGCCTCGCTGGACTACGAGGAGTCGGGCGAGCAGAGCTCCGAGCTGGTCAAGGTCGACATCCTGCTGCAGGGCGAGGCGGTGGACGCGTTCAGCGCGATCATCCACAAGGACCACGCCTACAACTACGGCACCAAGATGGCGGCCAAGCTGCGCGAGCTGATCCCGCGGCAGCAGTTCGAGGTGCCCATCCAGGCGGCCATCGGCTCGCGCGTGATCGCCCGCGAGACGATCCGCGCGATCCGCAAGGACGTGCTGGCCAAGTGCTACGGCGGTGACATCACCCGCAAGCGCAAGCTGCTGGAGAAGCAGAAGGAGGGCAAGAAGCGGATGAAGATGGTCGGCCGGGTCGAGGTGCCCCAGGAGGCATTCGTCGCCGCGCTGTCCACCGACGACTCCGGCGGCAAGGACAAGGGCAAGAAGTAGGACCGGCGGTACCGTCCCCGTCGATCGGAACACCCGCGGGTGACCGGTCGGCGGGGATCGCTGTTCTTGGCGGGCTTCTCCGGGGTGGTTGGCGCACCGGACCGGAGGAGGGGCGCGATGATCTGGAGCAAGCGTTGCGAGCGCGTCGGCGAGGTGCTGTTCACGGGGCCGATGCCCGGCGTCGTGCACCAGAAGGCGCTGCTGCGACTCGCCATCCGGCTGGACGCGGTGTGCCCGGAGGGGGTGTGCCCGGAGGGGGTGTGCCCGGAGGGGGTGGAGGTGCTGGTCGGCCCGCTCGCCGTGGTGACGGAGGTGACCGAGCCGCACCCCGATGTGCTGGTGGCCCGGCGCGAGGACCTGGCCGCCGCGGCCCTGCCGGGCACCTGGGCCACTCGGCCCTGAGGTCCTCCCCGAAATGACGAAAGGACCTCCAGGACGCCCCTGTCCTGAAGGTCCTCGAAAGGGCCGGCCGGCTCAGCTGTAGTTGCGGAGCAGCCTGTCCACCGCGTGCCGGCGGAGGATCGCTTCGAGCTCCCGGGCCTCGTGGCCGGAGTGGCGGGCGAGGATCGCCTCCATGTCCATCCGGGCGCTCGGGGTGTTGTAGGTGGCCAGCTCGCGCTCCAGTTCCGCTTCCCGCTTGCGGATGGCGCGCCGCGTGGCGAAGTACGTGCGAACGGTCTTCAGAGGGTTCGTCATGTCGCCTTTCGGGTCGATCTCTCTGTATCGGTTCACCTCTATGATGCCGCACGTCAGAGCCCTG
This portion of the Saccharothrix syringae genome encodes:
- the lepA gene encoding translation elongation factor 4, with the protein product MTTFADQTFTPPELIRNFCIIAHIDHGKSTLADRMLQLTGVVEERAMRAQYLDRMDIERERGITIKAQNVRLPWQLDGQDHVLHMIDTPGHVDFTYEVSRALEACEGTILLVDAAQGIEAQTLANLYLAMENDLTIIPVLNKIDLPAADPEKYAKELAHIVGCEPEEVLRVSAKTGVGVGDLLDEVVRRIPAPVGEADAPARAMIFDSVYDTYRGVVTYIRVVDGKITPRERIRMMSTGATHELLEVGIISPEPKPSRGLGVGEVGYLITGVKDVRQSKVGDTVTWEKKGATEPLAGYREPKPMVYSGLYPVDGSDYPVLREALEKLQLNDAALTFEPETSAALGFGFRCGFLGLLHLEITRDRLEREFNLDLISTAPNVVYRVVMEDGSEHVVTNPSDWPEGKRAEVYEPVTKCTIIAPSDYIGAIMELCQAKRGQLGGMDYLSEDRVELRYTMPLGEIIFDFFDSLKSRTRGYASLDYEESGEQSSELVKVDILLQGEAVDAFSAIIHKDHAYNYGTKMAAKLRELIPRQQFEVPIQAAIGSRVIARETIRAIRKDVLAKCYGGDITRKRKLLEKQKEGKKRMKMVGRVEVPQEAFVAALSTDDSGGKDKGKK
- a CDS encoding type II toxin-antitoxin system PemK/MazF family toxin, producing MHDNGEDPRPDRGAVREVHSATAAATLEYSPDLDGLADPGEVVWAWVPFEEDPDRGKDRPLLVVGRRGRALLALMLTSKPPAGREADDCLDLGSGRWDRDGRRSYARLDRVFELAEDDIRREGSVLEPERFSLVVTALRRLGWN